One genomic window of Scylla paramamosain isolate STU-SP2022 chromosome 48, ASM3559412v1, whole genome shotgun sequence includes the following:
- the LOC135095239 gene encoding ankyrin-3-like encodes MTAALNGHAHTVKALLDLRGNPLAMDGRGEAGHQQCVAALLPVSPPSPAHLEACTPLHLASYHGHVEVLEQLAGAGWPLTAMDSDGNTPMHSAAEGRCAAAVQWLVQRGCDPLVQLKDGRTPLELAVQHGRHEVESWLVKNCSGVVRRKTLRVQQVRAWRGRHEHHHNTVLSLLVEGNKAAIASIPEVYDGHTLSQDGLTPLHAAALCGAPSDAVEALLQRGVSPHVTTPDSMTPADLAQQQGQDSVIKGLQRHHCVQQYGNPKFQLHKSI; translated from the exons ATGACGGCTGCCCTGAATGGCCACGCCCATACagtgaaggcgctgctggacctccgtggtaaccctctggccatggatggtagaggtgaggct ggccaccagcagtgtgtggcggccctcttGCCCGTCTCCCCTCCCAGTCCCGCACACCTCGAGGCATGCACCCCGCTGCACCTCGCCAGTTATCatggccacgtggaggtactggagcagcttgcaggtgctggctggcccctcacgGCCATGGACAGTGATGGCAACACACCCATGCACTCTGCTGCGGAGGGGAGATGTGCAGCAGCtgtgcagtggctggtgcagAGAGGTTGTGACCCACTCGTGCAATTGAAGGATGGACGCACCCCGCTGGAGTTGGCCGTGCAGCATGGCCGCCACGAGGTGGAGTCCTGGCTGGTTAAAAATTGCAGCggtgttgtgaggaggaagactcTGCGTGTGCAGCAAGTG AGGGCGTGGCGGGGCAGGcatgaacaccaccacaacacagtcTTGTCCCTGCTGGTGGAGGGCAACAAGGCAGCCATAGCCAGCATCCCCGAGGTTTATGATGGTCACACGCTGAGCCAGGATGGCCTGACGCCTCTCCACGCCGCGGCGCTGTGCGGGGCTCCCAGTGATGCTGTGGAGGCTTTGCTGCAACGCGGTGTGAGCCCTCATGTGACCACCCCTGACAGCATGACCCCCGCTGACCTGGCACAGCAGCAAGGCCAAGACTCAGTGATTAAGGGACTACAGCGCCACCactgtgtacag CAATATGGTAACCCAAAATTTCAGCTGCACAAGTCAATATAG